A single Pristis pectinata isolate sPriPec2 chromosome 6, sPriPec2.1.pri, whole genome shotgun sequence DNA region contains:
- the trim59 gene encoding LOW QUALITY PROTEIN: tripartite motif-containing protein 59 (The sequence of the model RefSeq protein was modified relative to this genomic sequence to represent the inferred CDS: inserted 4 bases in 4 codons; deleted 2 bases in 1 codon) encodes MDTFEEDLTCSICYSIFEDPRVLPCSHTFCRPCLENIIHESGNFSIWRSPQXPLKCPTCRSIVDLPPVGAGSLPINFSLMGIIEKYQKEEQPKIPNCPEHKQPLNMFCLLDRKLVCGYCLTLGQHQRHSVDDLQNAYVKEKEKASKLVDQLTDKRWAELSIFIEKLEHEKLQAEHILQGDKEXVIQYFEDLQKTIEAKKHAXLAILYEVNLKITNEYGPSYSEMKELKEEQXQLITFSTCVEEEGSLMYLEKIHTFRQRMSTLITTQLPVIHPLNIHPQAGQFLTEKWSKVTVGHINEAPILQAKQFLETPWNKHIAMFIKQTKGSSQRFIIAVVFLALLFFLTQISQSILFKNYCVDVLKCCSFQFSTAEHVK; translated from the exons ATGGATACTTTTGAGGAGGACTTAACTTGTTCCATATGTTACTCTATCTTTGAAGACCCTCGCGTGTTGCCTTGTTCTCACACTTTTTGCAGACCTTGTTTGGAGAATATTATCCATGAATCAGGAAATTTCTCCATTTGGCGATCTCCAC ATCCATTGAAATGTCCAACTTGTAGGAGTATTGTGGATCTTCCTCCAGTGGGTGCTGGCTCTTTACCTATAAACTTTTCACTGATGGGAATTATAGAGAAATATCAGAAAGAAGAACAGCCAAAGATTCCTAACTGCCCTGAGCACAAGCAGCCATTAAACATGTTCTGCCTGTTAGACCGTAAATTGGTGTGCGGTTATTGCTTAACACTGGGCCAGCATCAAAGGCATTCTGTTGATGATCTCCAGAATGCTTATGTTAAAGAAAAGGAGAAAGCTAGCAAACTTGTTGACCAGCTAACTGATAAACGCTGGGCAGAGTTATCCATTTTCATTGAAAAATTGGAGCATGAGAAATTGCAAGCAGAACATATCCTACAAGGTGATAAAG TAGTCATCCAGTATTTTGAGGATCTTCAAAAAACTATAGAAGCCAAGAAGCATG CTTTGGCAATTTTATATGAGGTCAATTTAAAAATCACTAATGAATATGGTCCCAGTTATtcagaaatgaaagaattaaaggaAGAAC CACAACTGATAACATTTAGCACATGTGTAGAAGAGGAA GGATCCCTGATGTACCTTGAGAAAATTCACACATTCCGTCAGAGGATGAGTACATTGATAACAACACAGCTTCCAGTCATTCACCCACTGAATATACACCCACAAGCTGGGCAATTTCTGACTGAGAAATGGTCAAAGGTCACAGTTGGCCATATTAATGAAGCACCAATTCTGCAAGCAAAACAATTTTTGGAAACTCCGTGGAATAAGCATATTGCCATGTTTATCAAGCAAACAAAAGGGTCTTCTCAAAGATTTATAATTGCAGTTGTATTTTTAGCCCTGTTATTCTTCTTAACCCAAATCTCTCAGAGCATTTTGTTCAAGAATTACTGTGTTGATGTTCTTAAATGCTGTAGTTTTCAATTTTCCACAGCTGAGCATGTTAAGTGA